The genomic window GGACTTTGTGAAGGTAAAAAAAAGGAACGCAACACAAGGACCTCCCTTTTATGATCATATTCAACATTAAGACCATTGAAAATTGTAATATCCTTGCATAACCGCTGCACAAAGGTGCATTCGGAAATGAAAAATGACGCAATTTGAAGGCATCCATCCTAGTACTACTCTTAACTGATTTATATAGATAATACATGGAACCCTCATTTAGAGATCAAGATGGTTCCCGAGGCACCCAGATACATGGTGATGGATCAGTTACATTGCCGAGTATTTCTGTGACAAGGCCTCGTAGTGCTTCCTTTGCTGTGATGACCAACAGCAAGAAAAGTTAAGACATGCTCCTAtaagagggtgaagcaaaataaATGGTTATCAGAATGTCATGTACCTGTTCTGACACCGACGGCTTTATTTTAGACAGAGCTTGCTCAAAGTGCGATAATTCAATCGAAGCAACTGAACACAGTGAACTTATTGATAATGCCCCATTCTCCAGGAGTTCCAAACTCTCATCCAAAGCTTCCTTGGCTGCTTCGTCCACCTAAGAAGGAAGCATGTGTGTGAGTTGCCTTGATGTTCTCTTAAAGTACATGCTTCATCACAAAAAATTAAAGAATGCCCACTTTGAAAATTTTCTAACGGGACAACTCAATGAAAAGGCACAGAAATTACCAGCGATGCTAGGTCAGCGCCAGAGAGATTGTTGCACTCCTCACGACGTGCAAATGCATCCAAATCAACAGTGCAGGATACAGGTTTTCTCTGAGAACATATTAGGGCTTTTAATATCGAATGCCGCTCATTAGCACTGGGCAAAAGTACAAAATACTTCTGCCCCAATCTACCAGGCCGTAGAAGAGCATCATCTATCACATCAATTCTGCACCATACATGAAACTGCATGTTGACGCCTTCCTTTCAAGGACAAATAAGTAAAAAGGAACAACCCGGTGGCTGACAATACCTATTTGTAGCTCCAATAACATAAACACCTTCACGCTGATCAGCACCATCAAGTTCAATAAGTAACTGCGATCAGAACAAGTAGAATAACGCTGAGCAAAGGAACAAACaaaaacaaacaaattaataaagAATCTCGGTATTTTGCCAAACATACAGGTGATACATAAGATGTCCAAACCTGGTTTAGGAGACGTTCAACAACCCATGCTCCCTCCATACCTCTTTTTGTTGTCAAAGCATCTATCTGGCACATCAGTAAATAAACACTTGAGAAACATATGATGAGAAAAGCACCTTCACAACCAAGACCCACAAGTTGCTGGTCACTTCCAGTAGCACAAATGTACCAAACATGCAAATTTGTTAAGAGACTGAGCCAAGTTCCCATCAACAGATTAAAGTATACTACCTCCATTTGGAAACAAGTGACGCTGTTTTAGTTCAAATTTATTTCTGAACGGAGGGAATGCAAAAATAGCTAAACAGAAATTTTACCTCGTCAAAAAATAAAATGCACGGGGAGTTGAGTCGTGCACGGGCGAATGTCCTCCTTATATATGCTTCACTCTCCCCAACATACTTGTTCAATCCTTCAGGACCCTAAAGTTCCAGAGAAAGAAATATCTGAGCAGTCTGTACAGAACTGAAGAGGGAATTGCTTATTTACCACTGAATAACTCCTCAATGGCTCACTTGCTATTAAAAAATGAATATTGCGTAGTTAGCATTGTAAAACTCAATTCGTTGCCAACATACCATCGCCATTATCCTATTAAAAGATTTCAGTTAAATCGTATAGAGCTGTTAGTTTCTCCCGGTAATGCCAAAACTACCCTCAACTCAGTTGAACAGAAGGTCCACTCACAACAGCACCAGCACAATAACCAGATCAATTGATTTGTAAAAAAAATAATCCGGCTGCCAGCGGCTTCCATGGATGGGATTCCATGGCTGCAAGAGGTACTATTTGTCAAGCTTCATGCACTGGCCAACGGAACGAACCAAGATTCCGAACTGATGGAAAGGGCTAGGCAATCCACATATACACTTCAACACTATTAGGTTGCACAAGAGTGGTGTCGAGAGTAGCAAGGGCAAGCAAAGAAAGGGCAGCAACAATGTCCAAAGAAGTATTTTGAGAATAGCAAGGGCAAGAGAAGGAAATGGGCGACAACAATATCCAGTTCGCAAGGGCTGTGGATATAGATGCCAGAATGGCAAAGAGGTTCATCCAGAATCATTAGAAGCCAATGCTGATGTCGCAAAGGCAAAAAATGGTAACTGCACCGTCACTTTGTTCATTCTCTCTAGTGACAGATAAGGTACAGAGTAATATTTTTATGCTCGTTTAGAAAGAAAGGAAAAGATAAATTTAAAACCATTTAACCGACGGAGTTTAGCAGCCACTTAGCAGTCGATAGCATGTGAGCAATCAATTCCGTTTTTGACAGTTAAACAAGCAACACTCTTTTGAATGAGCAATAATCAGCGGTAAATAAG from Triticum urartu cultivar G1812 unplaced genomic scaffold, Tu2.1 TuUngrouped_contig_5271, whole genome shotgun sequence includes these protein-coding regions:
- the LOC125528997 gene encoding cell division control protein 48 homolog C-like codes for the protein NRSIVRCIKYPEYYKKFGVNMQAGVLLFGPPGCGKTLIAKAVAHDAGANFIHIKGPEGLNKYVGESEAYIRRTFARARLNSPCILFFDEIDALTTKRGMEGAWVVERLLNQLLIELDGADQREGVYVIGATNRIDVIDDALLRPGRLGQKYFVLLPSANERHSILKALICSQRKPVSCTVDLDAFARREECNNLSGADLASLVDEAAKEALDESLELLENGALSISSLCSVASIELSHFEQALSKIKPSVSEQQRKHYEALSQKYSAM